Within the Clostridium scatologenes genome, the region GGGGTATCTGTACAGTTACGAGTTTTTCCTAAGTAATTAAAAAAAACATCCCCTTTGCTGTAATGGTTTCTTTAATATCATTTGAAATAGGATGTATCATTAATAGAAAGTAAGCGTCAATTCTTTGACAATTACACTCATACAACTCCTATTGACCCTCCATTAACTGTATCTATTATACTTTTTAAGTGAGATGAACTTTAAGGAGGCTATAAGTTATGACAAAAGAAAATAATAGGGAATTTCCAACAGTTGGAACTGTAGTAGAAGATTTAAAATCAGATAAGATGCGTTCTTATGGTAAAATTTATGGATATGAATCATATGATATGGGCAAAGTTACAAATTTTCCTGTAGGTTCATATGCAACTATTGTTTAATATTTGTAGTAGAAAGTAACTATGTAAGAAGAAAAAAATTACATAGTATATTAAAAAACTGGCTTCAAGTTTGGCAGAATGTGACAGAAATTACTCAAATATAAAACCCACGAAAATCTAAAATTTGGATTTTCGTGGGTTTTATTTTGAAAGCATTTATATGAAGAAATAATACGACGAAATTTATATATAAAAAGACTTATTTAAAGATTAAAGAATATATCTAGTAAGTTTTGCATTGATTTTTTTCTTTTTTGTAATAAATATTTTTATGATTATAATTCTGTGTAGACTAAGTAATTGTGAAAAGCTATAATAGCTCTAATAATCAATATAAAAATTAATTAGTTGTTTTTATACAATTAAAAGTGAGTTTTTGCTAATAATATTATTAGAATGATATAATAATTAAGTAAATTCTACTTAGGAGGACGGTCAATGAAAAGAGGAGCAGTAGAAAGAAATTTTAGGAAGATAAAAAATCAAATTCCTCAAATAGAAGAAATAGTACAGCATACTAAGACAAATGCATTATGGGAACATGAGGTTTCTGTAAGAAAGAAAATAAGACACTTAAAGGAATTTGAAAATGATGGACTTAGAGATTTTAAAAGTGTTTATGAGCAATATTTAGAAATATTAGAATACATATCTGAAAGGCTTGTAGAGGACTACAATAGAAAAAATGGTACTAACTTTAGTTTTAAAGAAATAGTAAAACATAATTATGAAAGCTATTTGGGTTCTGGAATAATCAGTGTGCTTATAACCAAGCATATACCTAAGCTTGTATCTAAAGAATTTGACAATGTATTTCCTGCAAATCCTAAGGATGAATATGAACATGCTAGAAAGCTTATTAGAAAATTTTATCTTCACTTAGGGGAAACTAATACAGGAAAAACTTATAATGCCATGCAAAGATTAAAACAAGCTAAAAAGGGAATATATCTATCTCCGTTAAGAATATTAGCTTTGGAAAATTATGAGAGGCTAAATTCTGAAGGTGTAAAATGCAGCCTTATGACTGGAGAAGAAGAAATAATAGTAGAAGGAGCACAGCATATATCCTGCACTATAGAAAAATTAGATGTTAATGAAGAATATGATATAGCAATCATAGACGAAATTCAGATGATAAATGATGATCAAAGGGGAGCAGCATGGACACGAGCATTGTTAGGATTAAATTGTAAAGAGATACATATTTGTGGAGCCATTAATAGTAAAGAGCTATTAATTGATATAATTGAAGATTGCCAAGATCAATATGAATTTAAAGAATATAAAAGAAGCATACCTCTTGAGATGGAGTATGGGTCTTTTTCTCGTAAAAATATTCAAGATGGAGATGCACTTGTAGTATTTTCTAAAAAAAGAGTATTAGAATTAGCATATTATTATGGAAGTTTAGGAATAAAAGCAAGCTTGATTTATGGAGATCTGCCTCCTGAAGTGAGAAGAAAGCAGTATGAGCAGTTTATAAATAAAGAAACAAAAATATTGGTAACTACTGATGCCATTGGTATGGGAGTAAATCTTCCAATTAGAAGAATTATATTTATGAATGTTAAGAAGTTTGATGGAAGTCAAGTGAGATTTTTAAATTCACAAGAGGTAAAACAAATTGCAGGAAGAGCAGGAAGAAAAGGTATATATGATATTGGGTATGTGGCATCCTATGGAGGTACTCAAGAATTTATAAACGAGATGATAAATGTAAGAGATAGAACTATACAAGAAGCAGTTATAGGGCCAAGTGAAGCAATACTTAAAATAAAAAGCTTACCCTTAAGGGAAAAGCTTGCATTATGGAGTACACGAAAAGAGAAGATGTACTTTTATAGAAAAATGGATATTTCAGAGTATATCATAGTATTAGATAATATAAAGAGTTACAAATTAGATGAAAAAACGGAATGGACTCTACTTAAAATACCTTTTGATGTATCCAATCCTACGATGATGGATGCTTTTTTAAGCTATGTAGATGAACTTTTTATAGCTCATAGTGATTTAATTTCTAAGCCAACTTGTTTAATAAAAGATCTTAATGAATTGGAACTTTACTATCAAAGGATAAATCTTTATTATTCTTTTTCTAAAGTTTTTAATTTAGAATTTGATGAACAGTGGGTTTATGATGAACGTATTTCAGTAAGTGAGGATATTAATAAAATATTATTGAATATATAACTATGCAGCAAAGATAAGAGTTATTAGACGGCTTTGAGTAATTGCTTGGCTATTGATTTTATCTTTTAATCTGTGATAGCATTAAAAAATAAATGTATTTTGCTATGAATATTAGATAAAAGGAGAAAAATAGAAATGAATAAAATTCTTTTAGTAGAAGATGACTTAAGTTTGATTGATGGTCTTGAATTTTCACTCCAAAAGAATGGATTTTATGTTAATATAGCAAGGACTGTAAAAGAAGCCTTGGCCATATTTGAAGATAATAATTATGATTTGTTTATTCTTGACTTAACATTACCAGATGGTAATGGTTTTGAAATTTGCAAAAAAATACGTCAAACTTCCAATGTTCCAATTATTTTTCTTACAGCTTCAGATGAGGAAGTTAATATTGTAATGGGACTTGATATTGGCGGGGATGATTATATTACAAAACCATTTAAATTAAATGAACTTATTTCAAGAATTAATGCATTGTTACGTCGAAGTAAAATATCAAATATTGAACAAAATCAACTACAGTCTAATGGCATAATGATTAATTTAATAGAAAACAGAGTATTTAAAAATAAGGGTGAAATAGAGGTAACTACAGCTGAATTTAGGCTTTTATGTTTATTTATGAGAAATCCTAATATAGTGCTGTCTAGAGATATTGTTCTAAATAGACTCTGGGATAACAATAGTAGTTTTATAGATGATAATACTTTATCTGTATATATAAGAAGATTAAGATGTAAAATTGAAGATGATTCAGAAAAACCTAAGTATCTAGTGACAGTACGGGGTGTTGGATATAAGTGGAATATTATAAAGTGAGGATTTACAATGAAAATTTTTGATATTAAAGATTTAAGAAAATTGTTTACACTTATAATTGCTTTACTATTATCTTATATTCTTTTAGGACAAGCAATATTAGCAATGATTACTAATGATTATAAAAGTGGACTAATAAAGCATGATTATGAAGTTGCAGGATACTTATATAGAGATAATGGCAATATGTCACATATAAAAGAAGCTTTTACGCAGAAGAAGAGTGTAGAAGATTATAGGAGTGGAGAAATACTTTTAAAAGGTGTGGGATATGATGCCAGTACAAATAATAATCTTATTCCTAATTTAAAAGCCTTTAATAATAAGTATGCAGTGTTAGTGTTTTGTTTATCTTTTTCTATGGGAATAACACTCCTATTTATATTATTTATATTTGCAGTTAAATTCAATAAAACTCTTGAGAAAGCCAGTTCAGATATTTTAAGTTTTATGAATGGCAATCATGAAATACGTCTAGATGATAA harbors:
- a CDS encoding MoaF C-terminal domain-containing protein → MTKENNREFPTVGTVVEDLKSDKMRSYGKIYGYESYDMGKVTNFPVGSYATIV
- a CDS encoding helicase-related protein, coding for MKRGAVERNFRKIKNQIPQIEEIVQHTKTNALWEHEVSVRKKIRHLKEFENDGLRDFKSVYEQYLEILEYISERLVEDYNRKNGTNFSFKEIVKHNYESYLGSGIISVLITKHIPKLVSKEFDNVFPANPKDEYEHARKLIRKFYLHLGETNTGKTYNAMQRLKQAKKGIYLSPLRILALENYERLNSEGVKCSLMTGEEEIIVEGAQHISCTIEKLDVNEEYDIAIIDEIQMINDDQRGAAWTRALLGLNCKEIHICGAINSKELLIDIIEDCQDQYEFKEYKRSIPLEMEYGSFSRKNIQDGDALVVFSKKRVLELAYYYGSLGIKASLIYGDLPPEVRRKQYEQFINKETKILVTTDAIGMGVNLPIRRIIFMNVKKFDGSQVRFLNSQEVKQIAGRAGRKGIYDIGYVASYGGTQEFINEMINVRDRTIQEAVIGPSEAILKIKSLPLREKLALWSTRKEKMYFYRKMDISEYIIVLDNIKSYKLDEKTEWTLLKIPFDVSNPTMMDAFLSYVDELFIAHSDLISKPTCLIKDLNELELYYQRINLYYSFSKVFNLEFDEQWVYDERISVSEDINKILLNI
- a CDS encoding response regulator transcription factor, with product MNKILLVEDDLSLIDGLEFSLQKNGFYVNIARTVKEALAIFEDNNYDLFILDLTLPDGNGFEICKKIRQTSNVPIIFLTASDEEVNIVMGLDIGGDDYITKPFKLNELISRINALLRRSKISNIEQNQLQSNGIMINLIENRVFKNKGEIEVTTAEFRLLCLFMRNPNIVLSRDIVLNRLWDNNSSFIDDNTLSVYIRRLRCKIEDDSEKPKYLVTVRGVGYKWNIIK